The following are from one region of the Prevotella communis genome:
- a CDS encoding HEPN domain-containing protein has protein sequence MKETLDEQSREALIQYRLDRADETLKEVEILAKEAHYNAAANRLYYACYYAVSALLIANGLNTQSHAGAKTLLGLHFVSKGLLSNEYGKTFSRLFEIRHSGDYDDFVYCDKEMIDEYTPKVVDFIRAIKTLLGNS, from the coding sequence ATGAAAGAGACATTAGACGAACAGAGTCGAGAGGCACTTATACAGTATAGACTTGACAGGGCAGACGAGACTCTTAAAGAAGTTGAGATTCTTGCCAAGGAAGCGCATTATAATGCAGCAGCTAACCGATTGTATTATGCGTGTTATTATGCTGTTTCTGCACTTCTTATTGCAAATGGCCTAAATACACAGTCACATGCTGGAGCCAAAACATTATTGGGCTTACATTTTGTCTCTAAAGGGCTACTCTCTAATGAATACGGTAAGACCTTCAGTAGATTATTCGAAATCCGTCATAGTGGAGATTATGACGACTTTGTATATTGCGATAAGGAAATGATAGACGAATACACTCCCAAAGTAGTAGATTTTATTCGCGCAATCAAGACTTTATTAGGCAATTCATGA
- a CDS encoding DEAD/DEAH box helicase family protein → MLYEVDWADDGTYVPGEEYSPERFFDDGLKNSTEFDLKLGYFSSAAISVLAEGFATFISRGGYMRLIINHIVSKKDKEAIINGVMGNVIDCTDLSNFQYLKTTFNEYQEQFFRCLAYMISQKRIDIRIIKPKGQKGIAHTKSGQFRDGDSITAFTGSANFTISGLFNNIEEIKIDRSDSVDRMVQKRIEKQRKDFDAIMSREKNGIDYLSPKDLVEAISTNYGDSDIEELLDVEKKLREHKKRKDAENLQTPWMAAEETVEIEPHFPYPSGPRDYQKKAFDNWKKSQCGLFNMATGTGKTLTSLNCLLQIYKKFGYYKAIILVPTVTLVEQWEKECRKFNFQHIVKVCSKNKDWKGEIDRLTMKENFNPTNSPINYVVISTYASFARDNVFHDLMSLSKKCLLIADEAHNMGSKRILDRIDSVSKRFKRRIGLSATPERQFDEKGNKELRHFFNSENGYTFLYTMEEAIKNKFLCEYYYYPHVVRLCDDEMYIYMEISEKLGKIYRYNGGYLDLEDEIVRALLLKRRRIIHKARNKKDAFKNIIEERYKEKGNLKYTLVYVPEGLKPDSIADVYDSFDVVGDDAESDKLIDEYTQIVMNVSKTTTVRKFVSGQKDRESILEDFANGDLEVLTSMKCLDEGVDVPRSEMAIFCASTGNPRQFIQRRGRILRTHKDKKYAYIHDLVVVPDIGADCVDYEMERKLILSELKRVRDFASLSRNLDYSYRELEEVLNFYNVPLLD, encoded by the coding sequence ATGCTTTACGAGGTAGATTGGGCAGATGACGGAACGTATGTACCAGGTGAAGAATACTCACCAGAACGTTTCTTCGATGATGGGCTAAAGAATAGCACAGAGTTTGATTTGAAACTGGGCTATTTTAGTTCTGCTGCGATTAGTGTGTTAGCAGAAGGCTTTGCTACGTTTATCTCACGAGGTGGCTATATGCGTCTCATCATCAACCATATTGTTTCGAAAAAGGATAAAGAAGCAATAATAAATGGTGTAATGGGGAATGTCATAGACTGTACAGACCTTTCAAATTTCCAGTATCTCAAGACAACGTTCAATGAATACCAAGAGCAGTTTTTCCGTTGTCTGGCCTATATGATATCGCAAAAACGTATTGATATCAGAATCATCAAACCTAAAGGACAGAAGGGAATTGCACATACAAAATCTGGTCAATTCAGAGATGGCGACAGTATAACTGCTTTTACCGGCTCTGCCAATTTTACGATAAGTGGACTCTTTAATAATATAGAGGAAATAAAGATTGACAGAAGTGATTCTGTTGATAGAATGGTGCAGAAAAGAATTGAAAAGCAAAGAAAGGATTTTGACGCCATTATGTCTAGGGAAAAGAATGGGATTGATTATCTCTCGCCCAAAGATTTGGTTGAAGCGATAAGCACTAACTATGGTGATTCCGATATTGAAGAACTTCTTGATGTGGAAAAGAAACTGAGAGAACATAAGAAACGGAAGGATGCGGAGAACTTACAAACGCCATGGATGGCTGCAGAAGAAACTGTAGAAATTGAGCCTCACTTCCCTTACCCAAGTGGTCCTCGTGATTATCAGAAGAAAGCGTTCGATAATTGGAAAAAAAGTCAATGTGGCCTGTTTAATATGGCTACAGGTACAGGTAAAACGCTGACATCTCTCAATTGTCTTTTGCAAATTTATAAAAAGTTTGGATACTATAAGGCAATAATTCTTGTTCCGACAGTTACATTGGTTGAGCAATGGGAAAAGGAATGTAGAAAGTTCAATTTTCAACATATAGTAAAGGTTTGCTCGAAAAACAAAGACTGGAAAGGTGAGATAGATAGGCTCACGATGAAAGAGAATTTCAACCCAACAAATTCACCTATCAACTATGTCGTCATTTCGACTTATGCGTCATTTGCCAGAGATAATGTATTTCATGATTTGATGTCGCTTTCTAAGAAATGCTTGCTTATTGCGGATGAAGCACATAACATGGGATCTAAACGAATCCTTGATAGGATAGATAGTGTTAGCAAAAGATTTAAACGTCGAATAGGTTTATCTGCAACACCAGAACGTCAGTTTGATGAAAAAGGCAATAAAGAACTTAGGCATTTCTTTAATTCAGAAAATGGCTATACCTTTTTGTATACAATGGAGGAAGCTATCAAGAATAAGTTCCTTTGTGAATATTACTATTATCCGCATGTAGTACGACTTTGCGATGACGAAATGTATATCTACATGGAGATCTCTGAGAAACTTGGTAAAATCTATAGGTATAATGGTGGTTATCTTGACCTTGAAGATGAGATTGTTAGGGCTCTACTCTTGAAAAGAAGACGCATTATACATAAAGCACGAAACAAAAAAGATGCATTCAAGAACATCATTGAAGAACGATACAAGGAAAAAGGAAATCTCAAATATACCTTGGTATATGTTCCAGAAGGCCTAAAGCCTGATTCTATTGCTGACGTTTATGATAGTTTTGATGTTGTTGGAGATGATGCAGAATCAGATAAACTAATTGATGAATATACACAAATAGTAATGAATGTTAGCAAAACAACTACGGTTAGGAAATTTGTTTCAGGGCAAAAGGACAGGGAATCCATCCTTGAAGATTTTGCGAATGGCGACCTTGAAGTTTTGACGTCTATGAAATGCCTTGACGAGGGTGTGGATGTACCAAGAAGTGAAATGGCTATATTTTGTGCAAGTACAGGGAACCCTCGTCAATTTATACAACGCAGAGGTCGTATTCTTAGAACGCACAAGGATAAGAAATATGCTTATATTCACGATCTTGTGGTCGTTCCTGATATTGGTGCAGATTGTGTAGATTATGAGATGGAGCGAAAACTTATACTTTCTGAATTAAAGAGAGTAAGAGATTTCGCATCATTATCAAGAAACCTTGACTATTCTTACAGAGAATTAGAAGAGGTCCTAAACTTCTATAATGTTCCACTTTTAGATTAA
- a CDS encoding phosphoadenosine phosphosulfate reductase, which translates to MTKVRHILGISGGKDSAALAIYLKKTYPSLKIEYYNSDTGCELAETETLINRLEAYLGKIERLRAAEGSPEPTPFHHFLKAMGGFLPSPQARWCTKKMKLDKFEEYVGDDYAVSYVGIRGDEDRDGYISSKPNIQAVFPFRKNIWSIDVINKFLHNENLEQITEIYERLCPEGFLREEILETVRKPITKQFYYSKKMNALLDYDVKLFNHAVFEFLKTTDYPVGKLDEFPLLDNTDILVKDDIFRLLRESGVGVPAYYEEIPFEVDGETGTYCRSRSGCYFCFFQQKIEWIWLYEQHPDLFKQAMEFEKDGYTWNQNESLADLIKPERIRQIKLDIIRRQKENLANNKGTTLAEILGDDIMCTNCFI; encoded by the coding sequence ATGACAAAGGTTAGACATATATTAGGTATATCAGGAGGTAAGGATAGTGCTGCTCTCGCCATCTATCTGAAGAAAACGTACCCATCGCTAAAGATTGAGTACTACAATTCAGATACTGGTTGTGAACTGGCAGAAACCGAAACGTTGATTAATCGCCTGGAGGCCTATCTAGGTAAGATTGAAAGACTGAGAGCTGCTGAGGGTAGTCCAGAGCCAACTCCGTTCCATCATTTTCTGAAAGCGATGGGAGGTTTCCTGCCTTCGCCACAGGCTCGCTGGTGTACCAAGAAGATGAAACTCGACAAGTTTGAAGAATATGTGGGTGATGACTATGCTGTGTCATACGTTGGCATCCGTGGTGATGAGGACAGAGACGGTTATATATCTTCAAAACCCAATATACAGGCAGTATTCCCGTTCCGCAAGAACATATGGAGTATAGATGTCATTAACAAGTTCTTGCACAATGAGAACTTGGAACAGATTACTGAAATCTACGAGCGTCTATGTCCTGAGGGATTCCTGCGTGAGGAGATTTTGGAAACGGTAAGGAAGCCCATCACGAAGCAGTTCTACTACTCAAAGAAGATGAATGCGCTACTTGACTACGACGTCAAACTGTTCAACCATGCCGTGTTTGAGTTTCTGAAAACGACTGACTATCCGGTGGGAAAACTTGATGAATTCCCCCTGCTTGATAATACAGACATATTGGTAAAGGACGATATCTTCAGATTGCTGAGAGAAAGTGGAGTAGGTGTACCAGCCTACTACGAGGAGATTCCTTTCGAGGTAGATGGCGAGACGGGTACCTATTGCCGCAGTCGTTCTGGATGCTACTTCTGTTTCTTCCAGCAGAAGATAGAATGGATATGGCTCTATGAGCAACATCCTGACCTCTTTAAACAAGCAATGGAGTTCGAGAAAGATGGTTATACGTGGAATCAGAATGAGAGTCTTGCAGACCTCATCAAACCAGAACGTATTCGCCAGATAAAGCTCGACATCATCCGTCGCCAAAAAGAAAATCTAGCCAACAACAAGGGAACCACCCTCGCTGAAATCCTTGGCGATGATATTATGTGTACAAACTGCTTTATATAA
- a CDS encoding nucleotidyltransferase domain-containing protein, whose amino-acid sequence MRRLEIVKQIKQTIEKTEPTATTILYGSEARGDARADSDIDVLILLEGDKRNLRREEEISGALYDLELNTGVLISPMIILRKQWENRPFKTPFYVNVMNEGIKL is encoded by the coding sequence ATGAGAAGATTAGAGATTGTTAAGCAAATCAAGCAAACCATTGAAAAGACGGAGCCTACGGCAACGACGATTTTATATGGTTCAGAAGCACGAGGCGATGCCCGTGCTGATAGCGACATTGACGTGCTGATTCTGCTTGAAGGCGATAAGAGGAATCTTCGTAGAGAGGAAGAAATATCTGGTGCGTTATATGACTTGGAACTCAACACTGGTGTTCTGATCAGTCCTATGATAATACTACGCAAACAGTGGGAAAATCGTCCATTCAAGACCCCATTCTATGTTAATGTAATGAATGAAGGAATAAAACTATGA
- a CDS encoding DUF4007 family protein encodes MSAINKAKGVKYTFSGHESFPCKSLWLKKGYDFVVSGNDFNSPEAVIGLGVGKNMVASIRYWLKAFGITENDEITSLGGYLFDENKGKDKYLEDIATLWLLHFNLVFSEEATLYKMFFCGVQRERTRFEREQVLTYVKLKMAEANKNGLFNANTVKKDIGVLLQNYTLPRKPQSNEDFSSLLIDLDLIRQNSEGKGYFFNVDGKRKVTNEIFLYGLLKLKEQEGDNTISFDTIHERVGLVFCMQDFETIEMLKQLASDYSQYLAYSDVAGIKQVQFTKDLDVKQVLDDYYGKDI; translated from the coding sequence ATGAGTGCTATAAATAAAGCAAAAGGCGTGAAATACACTTTTTCAGGGCACGAGTCGTTTCCTTGCAAGTCGCTTTGGCTAAAAAAAGGATATGATTTTGTTGTTTCAGGAAACGACTTCAATAGTCCTGAAGCTGTCATTGGATTAGGTGTTGGCAAAAATATGGTAGCATCTATCCGGTATTGGCTTAAGGCTTTTGGGATTACTGAGAATGATGAGATAACTTCACTTGGTGGTTATCTCTTTGATGAAAACAAGGGTAAAGACAAATATTTGGAAGATATTGCAACTTTATGGTTGCTCCATTTTAACTTAGTGTTTTCGGAGGAAGCTACCCTTTACAAGATGTTTTTCTGTGGAGTACAGCGCGAACGTACTCGTTTTGAACGTGAACAAGTTCTTACTTATGTCAAACTGAAAATGGCGGAAGCTAATAAGAACGGATTGTTCAATGCCAATACAGTAAAGAAAGATATTGGTGTACTGCTTCAAAACTACACTCTGCCACGTAAGCCACAATCGAATGAGGATTTCTCATCATTACTGATTGATCTTGACTTGATTCGTCAGAATTCTGAAGGTAAGGGCTACTTCTTCAATGTTGATGGTAAGCGCAAGGTAACAAATGAGATTTTCCTTTATGGTCTTCTGAAACTGAAGGAGCAAGAGGGTGATAATACCATATCTTTCGATACTATTCATGAAAGAGTTGGACTCGTATTCTGTATGCAGGATTTTGAAACTATTGAAATGCTGAAACAGTTGGCTAGCGATTACAGTCAGTATCTCGCTTATAGTGATGTGGCTGGTATCAAACAAGTTCAGTTTACTAAGGACTTGGATGTTAAACAGGTATTAGACGATTATTATGGCAAAGACATTTAG